In Thermospira aquatica, the following proteins share a genomic window:
- a CDS encoding nucleotidyltransferase family protein, with the protein MQAVVLAGGMGRQIKSELGQAPKPMAIVNGYPFLEYVLLYLRKNGIDEIILSCGYMRSVIESYFGNGKRWGLSISYTDEDFLRGTAGSVKLAEPLIKNNQFVVVNGDTFHDVPIYELIEFHLTHEAWITLALKESEHPERYGVVELGENNQIVRFIGRGHKDLFKLVNTGIYVFSKEALQFIQPNENISLEKDIFPLLTKLGKLYGYVCDGAFLDIEVPENFHQVKEKLKELIAHKEDR; encoded by the coding sequence ATGCAAGCGGTGGTTCTCGCGGGGGGGATGGGGCGCCAGATCAAAAGTGAGCTGGGGCAGGCGCCGAAGCCGATGGCGATAGTCAATGGGTATCCTTTTCTTGAGTATGTGCTGCTCTATCTGCGTAAAAATGGGATTGATGAGATTATTCTTTCCTGTGGATATATGCGTTCTGTGATAGAGAGCTATTTTGGGAATGGAAAACGTTGGGGGCTTTCGATTTCGTATACGGATGAGGATTTTTTGAGAGGAACGGCAGGCAGTGTGAAGTTGGCTGAACCACTTATCAAAAACAATCAATTTGTTGTGGTGAATGGGGATACCTTTCATGATGTTCCAATCTATGAATTGATAGAGTTTCATCTCACCCATGAGGCATGGATCACTCTTGCCTTGAAGGAAAGCGAGCATCCCGAACGCTACGGTGTGGTAGAATTGGGAGAAAACAATCAGATTGTACGCTTTATTGGACGGGGTCACAAGGATCTCTTTAAGCTCGTGAATACAGGGATTTATGTGTTTAGTAAAGAGGCGCTTCAATTTATCCAGCCGAACGAGAATATTTCTCTGGAGAAGGATATCTTTCCCCTTTTGACCAAGCTGGGGAAACTGTACGGATATGTTTGTGATGGAGCCTTTTTAGATATCGAGGTCCCCGAGAATTTCCATCAGGTGAAGGAAAAACTCAAAGAGCTTATCGCGCACAAGGAGGATCGTTAG
- a CDS encoding DMT family transporter has translation MASSLRIGGFFVGDILLFWSFVVIGSRMSLLIMLLYPFVSALGASVVFGERLSGLQWLAMVGTLLCVGGVVFFHHQREAIGEKRLRGFLAAVGGMLGQAGGALLAKPALGANTFVFEATWIRIVGGLVAFALVVFLSGRTRVWLASARQKDAILATVGGSIFGPFLGVSLFLLGMRYAPGGVATTLSSLSPVILIGRDVVKGKHVHILEILLTCGAVIFLYLFFA, from the coding sequence ATGGCTTCTTCTCTCCGGATTGGTGGGTTTTTTGTGGGGGATATTCTTCTTTTTTGGTCGTTTGTGGTGATTGGAAGCCGGATGAGCCTTCTCATTATGCTGTTGTATCCGTTTGTGAGTGCTCTTGGGGCAAGTGTGGTTTTTGGAGAGAGACTTTCTGGCTTACAGTGGTTGGCGATGGTAGGCACACTTCTCTGTGTGGGGGGTGTGGTATTCTTTCATCATCAGCGAGAAGCTATCGGGGAAAAAAGGCTAAGGGGATTTTTGGCGGCTGTTGGGGGGATGTTGGGACAGGCTGGGGGAGCGCTTCTGGCAAAGCCTGCCCTTGGGGCAAATACGTTTGTTTTTGAGGCGACATGGATTCGTATTGTGGGTGGTCTTGTGGCATTTGCTCTGGTGGTGTTTTTGTCTGGTCGAACAAGGGTTTGGCTTGCAAGTGCACGACAAAAGGATGCGATTCTTGCTACAGTTGGGGGGAGCATTTTTGGACCGTTTCTGGGTGTGTCGCTTTTTTTGCTTGGCATGCGATACGCTCCTGGGGGAGTAGCGACAACTCTTTCTTCTCTTTCGCCTGTGATCCTGATAGGGCGTGATGTTGTGAAGGGAAAACATGTGCATATCCTGGAGATTCTCTTAACATGTGGTGCCGTGATTTTCCTGTACCTTTTTTTCGCATAA
- a CDS encoding HD-GYP domain-containing protein: MFSKKLILCLAVMAGLEVGWSEVTVFHLEEVFLGEVGDEAFPKVWSGASRLHWAGVKYHEVWFRTRAFIKPGDFFYIPSVDHEITLYVDREKCFSSGDPELFSSSFSPVLVDFKEVSGEKEILLRVRSRTYFLGIPRIPLLLGQKEAIIRVLVQRDVFLWFIVALIFFSALAELAVFFWLNRFFVSWLFGFAVTIAVYLSMRSLAKWWILGNYPFLYGYLELWSLFLIPFFVWRMVIALLRLDRPWHRWFSYTLFGFWVTSVMWSLFDFQVLVKILYPFEFFLLVFLPFLLGFMVYHGRKNRWALEVLPGFCVLGITAVLDVLREQGFLVSEHIYIAYGWVAVFVNFLVVATRQMIAVIQENRTMLKEIQGLNIEIVDTQREIVLRLSEIAEARSRETGNHVRRVSEYAALIARMCGLSEEEISLIRLTAPMHDIGKLAIPDAVLHKSGKLTSKEFELIKKHTLYGYEMLKKSSRPIFKAAAIIALEHHERMDGKGYPHGKKGEDIHLYARITAVADVFDSLSSDRCYKKAWPWDEVVAYMKANSGTQLDARLVEYLFSQEEKVKQIQKEYMDFFEGA; encoded by the coding sequence TTGTTCTCAAAAAAACTTATTCTTTGTCTGGCGGTGATGGCAGGCCTCGAGGTTGGTTGGTCAGAGGTAACGGTATTTCATCTCGAGGAGGTGTTCCTTGGCGAGGTAGGAGATGAAGCTTTTCCCAAAGTATGGTCAGGGGCGTCTCGTCTTCATTGGGCGGGGGTCAAGTATCACGAGGTCTGGTTTCGTACTCGTGCTTTTATCAAGCCAGGAGATTTTTTCTATATCCCTTCGGTTGATCATGAGATCACTCTCTATGTAGATAGAGAGAAGTGCTTCTCTTCTGGTGATCCAGAACTTTTTTCTTCTTCTTTTTCGCCTGTTCTTGTGGATTTTAAAGAAGTGAGTGGAGAGAAAGAGATTTTGTTACGTGTTCGATCTCGGACCTATTTTCTTGGAATACCGCGAATACCGCTACTTCTTGGTCAGAAGGAAGCAATTATTCGTGTTCTGGTGCAAAGGGATGTGTTTCTCTGGTTTATAGTGGCTCTTATATTTTTCTCTGCGTTAGCGGAACTGGCAGTTTTTTTCTGGTTAAATAGATTTTTTGTCAGCTGGCTATTCGGATTTGCAGTTACTATAGCGGTTTACCTTTCAATGCGATCACTGGCTAAATGGTGGATCCTTGGGAATTATCCTTTTCTCTATGGCTATCTTGAATTGTGGAGCCTTTTTCTGATTCCCTTTTTTGTCTGGAGGATGGTGATAGCCCTTTTAAGGCTTGATCGGCCGTGGCATAGGTGGTTTTCTTATACCCTCTTTGGCTTCTGGGTGACGAGTGTGATGTGGTCTCTTTTTGATTTTCAGGTTTTAGTGAAAATTCTTTATCCTTTTGAGTTTTTTTTGCTTGTGTTTTTGCCTTTTTTACTTGGTTTTATGGTCTATCATGGAAGGAAAAACCGCTGGGCTTTAGAGGTTCTTCCTGGTTTTTGTGTGCTTGGGATAACTGCGGTACTGGATGTTTTGAGGGAACAAGGGTTTCTTGTGAGTGAGCATATTTACATTGCCTATGGATGGGTGGCGGTTTTTGTGAATTTTCTTGTTGTAGCAACAAGGCAGATGATAGCTGTGATACAGGAAAATAGAACCATGCTCAAGGAGATTCAGGGTCTTAATATTGAAATAGTGGATACCCAGAGGGAGATTGTGCTGCGTCTCAGTGAGATAGCCGAGGCACGTTCAAGAGAAACGGGGAACCATGTGCGCAGGGTGAGTGAATATGCGGCTCTTATTGCGAGGATGTGTGGACTTTCTGAGGAAGAGATATCATTGATTCGTCTTACAGCCCCCATGCATGATATTGGGAAGCTTGCTATACCGGATGCTGTTCTTCACAAATCAGGAAAACTTACCTCAAAAGAATTTGAGCTTATCAAAAAGCATACGTTATATGGCTATGAAATGCTCAAGAAGTCTTCGCGACCTATTTTCAAGGCAGCGGCGATTATTGCCCTTGAACACCATGAGCGCATGGATGGGAAAGGATATCCTCATGGCAAGAAAGGAGAGGATATCCATCTGTATGCCAGGATTACGGCGGTTGCGGATGTGTTTGATTCTTTGTCCTCGGATCGCTGTTACAAGAAGGCGTGGCCGTGGGATGAAGTGGTAGCGTATATGAAAGCAAATAGCGGCACTCAACTTGATGCTCGTCTTGTGGAATATCTTTTTTCTCAGGAAGAAAAGGTAAAACAAATTCAAAAGGAATATATGGATTTCTTTGAAGGGGCTTAG
- the pyrE gene encoding orotate phosphoribosyltransferase, with protein MLTLREDHEIESLLMKSEALLKGHFILSSGLHSNRYVQCAKFFQYPAYAELAAKKLAKLYEDPPIDVVIGGAFGGITIAYELARVLGVRGIFCERVEGVFQLRRGFEIRQGEKVLIAEDVVTTGKSIDEVAQLVKQHGGEVVGVASLVDRHMPDPEKLPYRFEWLHSVQAEAYDPADCLLCKEGKLPAVKPGSRGMK; from the coding sequence ATGCTTACTCTTCGTGAGGATCATGAGATCGAATCCCTTCTCATGAAATCAGAAGCCCTTTTGAAGGGGCATTTTATTCTTTCTTCTGGGCTGCACAGCAATCGCTATGTGCAGTGTGCAAAGTTTTTTCAGTATCCGGCTTACGCTGAACTGGCGGCTAAAAAACTTGCAAAACTTTATGAGGATCCGCCTATTGATGTGGTGATTGGTGGTGCTTTTGGAGGGATTACCATAGCGTATGAGTTGGCCCGTGTTTTGGGGGTGCGTGGGATCTTTTGTGAGCGGGTAGAGGGAGTTTTCCAACTTCGTCGTGGTTTTGAGATACGCCAGGGGGAAAAGGTTCTCATCGCAGAGGATGTGGTGACAACGGGAAAATCGATTGATGAAGTGGCACAGCTTGTCAAACAGCATGGGGGAGAGGTTGTTGGTGTGGCAAGTCTTGTGGATCGTCATATGCCAGATCCAGAGAAACTGCCCTATCGGTTTGAATGGCTCCATTCGGTGCAGGCGGAAGCGTACGATCCAGCTGATTGTTTGCTCTGTAAGGAGGGTAAACTGCCGGCTGTCAAACCAGGGAGTCGGGGGATGAAATGA
- the glyS gene encoding glycine--tRNA ligase subunit beta — MARLVFEIGLEEVPHEILFDCFTQLQTEGNKLFQESGIIAEKIEATGTPRRLVLIAEGVQPVTLTRVVEKKGPALKAAYDADGKPTKALEGFLRANGITEKEVTQKEINGGLYIFYEKKEGGEPVVQVLKRILPNLVSSLKFPKAMRWATYEMTFVRPVRWLCALLDKEVIPVKWGHLEAGNKSYGHRTLFGLEAFEISSAQTYEEELQKHFVIVHHQNRREIISKEIEAASQTLGVQAVCDETLLDTLVSLTEYPEMAVGSFEEEFLKLPKEVLISEMIEHQKFIPLQKSDKTLVNRFLIVTNTHPNETIVAGNERVIRARFNDGKFFFDEDRKRSLESRLEELARVAFARNLGSLKDKTERLEKIVGILARYLGMEKDLPLAQMTARLCKTDLVTHMVYEFPELQGIVGYYYALHDGLPINVAISIKEHYWPKFSGDSLPSLPEGILVSLADRFDNLFALYAQGYEVTGSRDPLALRRQTLGIIRILIEKKLHLPLREVYREVFALYQPYLTLEVQEYENRVFDFITTRVKTVFREYGFAHDEIEAGIAMAVEDIYDVFCRVSAIHTARQGENFQNLAIAFRRVKNILKGFEILPLASDKLQEPAEKALYEMYQKSLPDYEKALSARDYGLAIGILTSFRPVVDAFFDQVLVMDQDENKKNARVALLQHVDAMFMKLVDMEKIVIE, encoded by the coding sequence ATGGCTCGGCTTGTTTTTGAGATTGGTTTGGAAGAGGTTCCACACGAGATTCTTTTTGATTGTTTTACCCAGCTTCAAACAGAAGGTAACAAACTTTTTCAAGAGTCAGGGATTATTGCAGAAAAGATAGAGGCGACAGGAACACCCAGAAGGCTTGTTCTTATTGCTGAGGGTGTCCAGCCGGTGACACTGACTCGTGTGGTGGAGAAAAAGGGTCCGGCACTCAAGGCAGCCTACGATGCAGATGGGAAACCGACAAAAGCCCTCGAGGGTTTTCTTCGTGCGAATGGGATTACAGAAAAGGAAGTTACCCAAAAAGAGATCAACGGTGGGCTGTATATCTTTTATGAAAAAAAAGAAGGGGGAGAACCTGTTGTTCAGGTCCTCAAGCGTATTCTTCCTAACCTCGTATCCAGTCTTAAGTTCCCAAAAGCTATGCGTTGGGCAACCTATGAGATGACATTTGTACGCCCTGTAAGATGGCTCTGTGCCCTTCTGGACAAAGAGGTGATACCGGTGAAATGGGGTCATCTGGAGGCGGGCAACAAGAGCTATGGTCATCGGACACTTTTTGGACTTGAGGCTTTTGAAATTTCTTCAGCTCAAACGTATGAGGAAGAACTTCAAAAGCATTTTGTGATTGTCCACCACCAGAATCGCAGGGAGATTATCTCAAAAGAGATAGAGGCAGCCTCTCAAACACTGGGTGTTCAGGCAGTTTGTGATGAAACACTTCTTGATACCCTGGTCAGTCTCACAGAATACCCTGAGATGGCGGTAGGAAGCTTTGAAGAAGAGTTTTTAAAGCTTCCAAAAGAGGTGTTAATCTCTGAGATGATAGAGCATCAGAAGTTTATTCCCCTTCAGAAAAGTGATAAAACGCTCGTGAATCGTTTTCTTATTGTAACCAATACCCATCCTAATGAAACCATTGTAGCGGGCAATGAACGGGTGATACGTGCCCGTTTCAACGATGGGAAGTTTTTCTTTGATGAGGATAGAAAACGTTCCCTTGAGAGTCGTTTGGAGGAGCTGGCACGGGTTGCTTTTGCACGTAATCTTGGAAGTCTTAAAGATAAGACAGAACGCCTTGAGAAGATTGTGGGTATTCTGGCGCGTTATCTTGGGATGGAGAAAGATCTCCCTCTTGCTCAGATGACGGCGAGACTCTGTAAAACAGACCTTGTTACTCACATGGTGTATGAATTTCCCGAACTTCAGGGGATTGTAGGGTATTACTACGCCCTTCATGATGGTCTTCCCATCAATGTTGCTATTTCCATTAAGGAGCACTATTGGCCAAAGTTTAGCGGGGACAGTCTTCCTTCACTTCCGGAGGGGATACTGGTTTCTCTGGCCGATCGTTTCGATAATCTTTTTGCCCTTTATGCTCAGGGATACGAAGTCACTGGTTCTCGAGATCCCCTTGCCCTTCGTCGTCAAACCTTGGGGATCATTCGCATTCTTATCGAAAAGAAGCTTCATCTTCCCTTGCGTGAGGTATATAGAGAGGTATTTGCACTCTATCAGCCCTATTTGACGCTTGAGGTCCAAGAATATGAAAATCGTGTCTTTGATTTCATCACTACCCGTGTGAAAACCGTATTTAGAGAATACGGCTTTGCTCATGATGAGATTGAGGCTGGTATTGCTATGGCAGTCGAGGATATCTATGATGTTTTTTGTCGAGTGAGCGCCATTCATACTGCACGGCAGGGTGAAAACTTTCAGAATCTTGCTATTGCCTTTCGTCGGGTGAAAAATATCCTCAAGGGATTTGAGATTTTACCCTTAGCTTCCGATAAACTCCAAGAACCTGCGGAAAAGGCTTTATACGAGATGTACCAGAAGAGTTTGCCAGATTATGAGAAAGCGTTGAGTGCTCGAGATTATGGGCTGGCTATCGGTATCCTGACCAGTTTTCGGCCGGTGGTGGATGCGTTTTTTGATCAGGTTCTCGTCATGGACCAGGATGAGAATAAGAAAAATGCTCGTGTGGCTCTTTTGCAACATGTGGACGCGATGTTTATGAAGCTTGTGGATATGGAGAAGATCGTCATAGAATGA
- a CDS encoding ABC transporter ATP-binding protein — MELFRLENVYLKLEETEILSGISWVISQGEKWVLFGRNGSGKSSLLQVMSGYQMATRGKIWRFGQEDGKSDLRELRSRIGLVNTWLKESMHPGEKVLDAVISGKHGWVGMYAVPEPEEKKEASYWLELVQMEDRAERLFGSLSDGEKMRVLIARAMMARPEVLILDEPCSHLDILSREFFLLSLETIANRHPEVGMLMVTHHTEDILPFFQYIHMLKGGKTFYQGDVEKGITSEVLSEVLGVGVEVIRPYGRYVCLVKPGGVSFISY, encoded by the coding sequence ATGGAGTTGTTTCGTTTGGAGAATGTGTATTTAAAGTTAGAAGAAACAGAGATTCTTTCCGGAATTTCATGGGTTATCTCTCAAGGTGAGAAATGGGTGCTTTTCGGGAGAAATGGGTCAGGGAAAAGCAGTCTTCTTCAGGTGATGTCGGGTTACCAGATGGCAACGAGAGGCAAAATCTGGCGTTTTGGACAGGAGGATGGAAAATCAGACCTTAGAGAGCTTCGTTCTCGAATAGGCCTTGTCAATACGTGGTTGAAAGAGTCAATGCATCCCGGGGAAAAGGTTCTGGATGCGGTGATAAGCGGAAAGCATGGATGGGTTGGGATGTATGCAGTGCCAGAGCCTGAGGAAAAAAAGGAGGCCTCGTATTGGCTTGAGCTGGTTCAGATGGAAGACAGAGCTGAAAGGCTTTTTGGTTCTCTCTCGGATGGGGAAAAGATGCGGGTTCTTATTGCCCGTGCTATGATGGCTCGTCCTGAGGTTCTGATCCTTGATGAGCCGTGCAGTCATCTGGATATCCTTTCGAGAGAGTTTTTTCTTCTGAGTCTTGAAACGATAGCTAATCGTCATCCAGAGGTAGGTATGCTTATGGTCACGCATCATACCGAGGATATTTTGCCTTTTTTTCAGTATATCCATATGCTCAAAGGAGGAAAAACCTTTTATCAAGGAGACGTTGAAAAAGGGATTACCTCTGAAGTTCTCTCTGAGGTGCTGGGGGTTGGAGTAGAGGTGATCCGCCCCTATGGAAGGTACGTATGTTTGGTAAAACCGGGTGGAGTCTCATTTATTTCTTATTAA
- the pyrF gene encoding orotidine-5'-phosphate decarboxylase, translating to MKTELIVALDVFSREEAFGIVQKLFPRVQWFKVGSILFTREGQDLVKALKDKGCRVFLDLKFFDIPNTVKGVCEVVAGMGVDMFTIHMLGGQDMAKAALAGASKVSPSPLALGVTVLTSMDERILKEELCLQQGVEDTVSHLVRMGLESGMKGFVCSPHELLLLRGWVPQDTVLVTPGVRLAGDAVGDQKRVMTPHEAHINGANYIVMGRSVYGSLDPVATVEKILQEIEA from the coding sequence ATGAAAACGGAACTGATTGTTGCTCTCGATGTCTTTTCACGAGAGGAGGCTTTCGGTATTGTTCAAAAACTTTTTCCTCGAGTGCAATGGTTCAAAGTAGGAAGTATTCTTTTTACTCGAGAGGGTCAGGATCTTGTCAAGGCCCTCAAGGATAAAGGCTGTCGTGTGTTTCTTGATTTAAAGTTTTTTGATATCCCGAATACGGTAAAAGGTGTCTGTGAGGTTGTGGCTGGTATGGGAGTGGATATGTTTACCATCCATATGCTTGGCGGGCAGGATATGGCAAAGGCTGCCCTGGCCGGGGCATCAAAAGTCTCTCCTTCTCCCCTTGCTCTCGGGGTGACAGTGCTTACCAGTATGGACGAGAGGATTCTTAAGGAGGAACTTTGTCTTCAACAGGGTGTTGAGGATACGGTGAGCCATCTGGTCAGGATGGGCCTTGAAAGTGGGATGAAGGGATTTGTTTGTTCTCCGCATGAACTTCTCTTGCTTCGTGGATGGGTGCCTCAGGATACGGTTTTGGTAACACCGGGTGTGAGGCTGGCAGGGGATGCGGTTGGAGATCAGAAACGTGTGATGACCCCCCATGAGGCTCACATCAATGGGGCGAACTATATTGTTATGGGACGTTCGGTGTATGGTTCTTTAGATCCCGTGGCTACGGTGGAAAAGATTTTACAAGAAATAGAAGCCTGA
- the amrA gene encoding AmmeMemoRadiSam system protein A yields the protein MNFSLTSENKKALLKTARLAIEEKLFGKSSEAYPDLSDRVFGEKCGLFVTLTIDGNLRGCIGYVEGIKPIREAVREMACEAAFHDPRFHPLRKEEFPFIEIEISTLTPLQEVRDIHQIEVGRHGLVMERGYHRGLLLPQVATEYGWGREEFLNQTCRKAGMEPYCWENGATVFSFEALVFSERDV from the coding sequence ATGAATTTTTCGTTAACCAGTGAAAATAAAAAGGCTCTTCTCAAAACAGCAAGGCTTGCGATTGAAGAGAAGCTCTTTGGAAAATCCTCTGAAGCGTATCCGGATTTATCTGACAGGGTATTTGGTGAGAAGTGTGGATTGTTTGTTACGCTGACGATTGATGGAAATTTGCGTGGTTGTATAGGATATGTTGAGGGAATAAAGCCAATTCGCGAAGCGGTGAGAGAGATGGCCTGTGAGGCGGCTTTTCATGATCCTCGTTTTCATCCTCTCCGAAAGGAGGAGTTTCCTTTTATTGAAATAGAGATCTCTACTTTAACCCCTCTTCAAGAGGTAAGAGATATTCATCAGATTGAGGTAGGACGCCATGGTCTCGTGATGGAGCGGGGGTATCATCGAGGACTTTTGTTGCCGCAGGTTGCGACGGAATACGGATGGGGGAGGGAAGAATTTCTCAACCAGACCTGTCGTAAAGCTGGTATGGAGCCTTACTGCTGGGAAAATGGGGCAACGGTTTTCTCCTTTGAGGCGCTTGTTTTTAGTGAAAGGGATGTATGA
- the smpB gene encoding SsrA-binding protein SmpB, with translation MSQKPKPITEITVNRKAFHDYEILSTYEAGLELTGTEIKSVREHAVNLKDSFVLIRDGEAWVHNMHISPYGHGNIFNHDPTRKRRLLLHKREILKLSQAIQQKGLTIVPTKLYIKGKYAKLEIAVARGKKLHDKKAALKERDIKREMDKEIKDFRP, from the coding sequence ATGAGCCAGAAACCCAAGCCCATCACCGAAATAACCGTCAATCGCAAAGCATTTCATGACTACGAGATCCTTTCGACCTATGAGGCAGGCCTGGAACTTACAGGAACAGAGATTAAGTCTGTGCGTGAACATGCTGTCAATCTCAAGGATAGTTTTGTACTCATCCGCGATGGTGAGGCATGGGTGCACAATATGCATATCAGTCCCTACGGACACGGTAACATCTTTAATCATGATCCTACCCGTAAACGTCGTCTTCTCCTTCACAAGCGAGAAATCCTCAAGCTCAGCCAGGCTATCCAGCAAAAAGGCCTCACGATAGTCCCCACCAAGCTTTATATCAAAGGAAAATACGCCAAGCTTGAAATCGCTGTCGCCCGCGGGAAAAAACTCCACGACAAAAAAGCAGCCCTGAAGGAACGTGACATTAAACGCGAAATGGATAAGGAGATAAAAGATTTCCGACCTTAA
- a CDS encoding thermonuclease family protein, with translation MFGKTGWSLIYFLLIFVACSSGIKNAQPVVAVEVQDGDTCVVERDGKQWVVRLIGIDAWEIHANQRLIRQVLSWKKRGIGVTYEQGLQWGSNGYIFLKQLLPPGSEVLLVSYGKDQYGRILGSLYLSHRWINEEMVQSGWAVVYLLFSELPPEERKKLREAEKKAQRQKQGMWKSIDLP, from the coding sequence ATGTTTGGTAAAACCGGGTGGAGTCTCATTTATTTCTTATTAATATTTGTGGCTTGTTCTTCGGGGATAAAAAACGCTCAACCAGTGGTGGCCGTTGAGGTTCAGGATGGTGACACCTGTGTGGTGGAAAGAGATGGCAAACAATGGGTGGTGCGACTTATCGGTATAGATGCCTGGGAAATTCACGCGAATCAGAGGCTGATACGGCAGGTTTTAAGTTGGAAAAAGAGGGGAATAGGAGTCACGTATGAGCAGGGGCTTCAATGGGGAAGTAACGGCTATATTTTTCTCAAGCAGCTTTTGCCTCCAGGATCTGAGGTACTCCTTGTGTCGTACGGGAAGGATCAGTATGGAAGGATTTTGGGAAGTCTGTATCTTTCTCATCGCTGGATAAACGAGGAGATGGTTCAGAGCGGTTGGGCAGTGGTTTATCTTCTTTTTTCGGAATTACCGCCAGAGGAACGAAAAAAACTAAGGGAAGCAGAAAAAAAGGCTCAAAGGCAAAAGCAAGGAATGTGGAAAAGTATTGATTTACCTTAA
- the mraY gene encoding MraY family glycosyltransferase (First step of the lipid cycle reactions in the biosynthesis of the cell wall peptidoglycan) — translation MLFSLLYPLRDWFFGFNLLKYITFRSLMAFFTAFLLGMVIAPYFIRRFSQVGVKQSIREDGPETHHVKAGTPTMGGIFVMVAALLSILLWGMPVYYVWVTTLALVLFGLIGFFDDYLKVRFKNSKGIAEGVKFSLQVGVGLLLSVLVVLNPDPSQVLLFYVPIYDKPLFVWPMWLGIAFYVFTMVAFSNATNLSDGLDGLASGMGIILYIPFGIFAYVIGNAIAAQYLKFPYLPGAGELAVVIASWSSRFAGDGVGSVAAFVFQMDEAYFGNGKKDFSDGTYSSPF, via the coding sequence ATGTTGTTTTCGCTTTTGTATCCTCTAAGGGATTGGTTTTTCGGGTTTAATCTTTTGAAGTATATTACCTTTCGCTCGCTGATGGCCTTTTTTACGGCGTTTTTATTGGGAATGGTTATAGCTCCGTATTTTATTCGTCGTTTTAGTCAGGTTGGGGTGAAACAGAGTATCCGTGAGGATGGTCCGGAGACCCATCATGTGAAGGCAGGTACACCTACTATGGGTGGTATTTTTGTCATGGTGGCAGCCCTTCTTTCGATTTTGCTTTGGGGTATGCCTGTCTACTATGTTTGGGTAACGACGCTGGCTTTGGTTTTGTTTGGTCTTATTGGCTTTTTTGACGATTATCTCAAGGTGAGGTTTAAAAACTCAAAAGGGATTGCTGAAGGGGTGAAATTTTCTCTTCAGGTTGGAGTGGGACTTCTTCTTTCGGTTCTTGTGGTGCTGAATCCTGATCCTTCACAGGTACTTTTGTTTTATGTTCCTATCTATGATAAGCCTCTGTTTGTCTGGCCGATGTGGCTGGGGATAGCGTTTTATGTTTTTACCATGGTCGCGTTTTCGAATGCAACCAACCTTTCGGATGGGCTCGATGGACTTGCCTCAGGGATGGGCATTATTCTCTATATTCCTTTTGGGATTTTTGCCTATGTGATTGGAAATGCTATTGCAGCCCAGTATTTGAAGTTCCCTTATCTTCCAGGGGCTGGAGAACTGGCAGTCGTGATTGCTTCCTGGTCCAGTCGGTTTGCTGGAGACGGTGTCGGTTCTGTTGCAGCGTTCGTATTTCAAATGGACGAAGCATACTTCGGGAACGGGAAAAAGGATTTTTCTGATGGCACCTATTCATCACCATTTTGA
- a CDS encoding DUF3467 domain-containing protein has product MSTEKNVKNLKIHLPEGEDIVHYSNIAIISHSPEEVVLDFAQTLPGKEEAHIVSRIIMTPRNAKMLLKALENNIQTYEENFGPLMLPQEKDNIH; this is encoded by the coding sequence ATGAGTACAGAAAAAAACGTCAAGAACCTCAAAATTCATCTCCCAGAAGGAGAGGATATCGTTCACTATTCTAATATCGCTATTATTTCTCATTCTCCTGAGGAGGTCGTCTTAGACTTTGCTCAGACACTTCCGGGAAAAGAAGAAGCTCACATTGTATCCCGCATTATCATGACACCACGAAACGCCAAAATGCTTCTCAAGGCTCTGGAAAACAACATTCAAACCTATGAGGAAAATTTTGGCCCTCTCATGCTTCCTCAGGAAAAGGACAATATCCACTAA
- a CDS encoding EamA family transporter has product MRYLGEAASLLASVGWAGSALFFEFSSRKIGSLYVNLWRLLWAFFLVLAVNLIFYPEFLRHVTPIDAVWLLLSGLVGFLWGIFFFFGRLW; this is encoded by the coding sequence ATGAGGTATCTTGGTGAGGCTGCTTCGCTTTTGGCTTCCGTGGGTTGGGCAGGGAGTGCGCTTTTCTTTGAGTTTAGCTCAAGAAAAATTGGAAGTCTTTATGTGAATCTCTGGCGTCTTCTCTGGGCTTTTTTTCTCGTACTTGCGGTTAACCTTATTTTTTATCCTGAATTCTTACGTCATGTTACTCCTATCGATGCGGTATGGCTTCTTCTCTCCGGATTGGTGGGTTTTTTGTGGGGGATATTCTTCTTTTTTGGTCGTTTGTGGTGA